The following proteins are encoded in a genomic region of Cryptomeria japonica chromosome 11, Sugi_1.0, whole genome shotgun sequence:
- the LOC131062799 gene encoding pentatricopeptide repeat-containing protein At2g13600, with protein sequence MSSTAHHSLIALCRAGKLKEALHILLTTLNPPKDYHVYLQLLQTCILKNALSEGKNVHSFIAHRRFSLAHLTDLYNRLIYLYVKCESLEDARKVFDQMKKRYIFSWNTIVAAYGRHGYSHEAVTLFHEMLRAGFQPNEFTLANVLGACAKIGGLEQGMGIHKRIMAGGFLSDDVVATALVDIILAACANAGDLEQGMDIHQIIKDRGLSSDVRVATALIGMYAKCGRLARAPRIVFKKMQLAGVKPNVVSWSAMIVGYAQKGSVRRALRALKRMELAGIKADSTIFASIVTACAKRAAWKQGIAKTRVLKQGMEIHQRIEDGGIMGDVRVATALVDMYAKCGRIDRARKLFDTMPQRNVVSWAAMIAGYAENGFVENALETLEQMQLAGVNPNSKTFCSILPACVRALKQGMKFEHSSKHNG encoded by the exons ATGTCATCCACCGCTCATCATAGTTTGATAGCATTATGTAGAGCGGGCAAGTTGAAGGAGGCGCTGCACATTCTGCTTACCACTCTCAATCCCCCTAAAGACTACCATGTATATCTTCAATTATTGCAGACTTGCATTCTCAAGAACGCGCTTTCAGAAGGGAAAAATGTCCATTCTTTCATCGCTCACAGGCGATTTTCATTGGCTCACCTTACAGATTTGTATAATAGGCTTATTTACTTGTATGTCAAGTGCGAAAGTTTGGAGGATGCTCGAAAAGTTTTTGATCAGATGAAAAAACGATACATTTTCTCATGGAATACGATTGTTGCAGCGTACGGAAGACATGGGTACTCTCACGAGGCAGTCACTCTGTTTCACGAAATGCTACGAGCAGGTTTCCAACCCAATGAGTTCACACTTGCCAACGTACTCGGAGCCTGTGCCAAAATTGGAGGCTTGGAACAGGGCATGGGCATCCATAAAAGAATAATGGCTGGGGGATTTTTGTCAGATGATGTTGtagcaactgccctggtagacat CATCCTCGCTGCCTGTGCCAACGCGGGAGacttggaacagggtatggacatccatcaaattaTAAAGGATAGAGGGCTTTCGTCAGATGTTAGAGTTGCAACTGCTCTTATAGGCATGTATGCGAAATGTGGAAGGCTAGCCagggcac CTCGCATAGTtttcaagaaaatgcaactggCAGGCGTAAAGCCAAATGTGGTTTCATGGTCTgcgatgattgtaggatatgcacaaaaaggaTCTGTTAGACGAGCTTTAAGAGCTTTAAAGCGAATGGAGTTGGCAGGTATAAAGGCAGATTCAACAATCTTTGCGAGCATCGTCACCGCCTGTGCTAAAAGGGCAGCTTGGAAACAGGGAATTGCCAAAACGAGAGTTTTGAAACAGGGAATGGAAATCCATCAAAGAATAGAGGATGGAGGAATTATGGGAGATGTTAGAGTTGCAACAGCCctggtagatatgtatgcaaaatgcggAAGAATAGACAGGGCCCGTAAACTGTTTGAtacaatgcctcaaagaaatgtggtttcatggGCTGCAATGATCGCAGGATATGcagaaaatggatttgttgaaaacgCTTTAGAAACTTTagagcaaatgcaattggctggtGTAAATCCAAATTCCAAAACCTTTtgcagcatcctccctgcctgtgtgCGAGCTTTGAAACAGGGTATGAAGTTTgaacattcatcgaagcataatgGTTGA